In a single window of the Thermofilaceae archaeon genome:
- the rrp4 gene encoding exosome complex RNA-binding protein Rrp4: protein MPSLYVSSGQIVVPGELVAEGSYEVSGPHMVSGKKYYAKVLSVAIVEKPRKIRLIPLKRSYIPSEGDLVVGKVIDVGPTFWLVDINSPYTAILQASEVFPRPSPSARDLTEIFQVGDVVIAKVLSFDFLHDPLLTVKESKLGKMEKGLLVEVPPTRVSRVIGKKGQVADYLKETFGVELIIGRNGRVVIIGRETDREAAAAYVIKRLCAEPYIEDPLEAAKKLVSSALVGRG from the coding sequence ATGCCATCCCTGTACGTGTCGAGTGGGCAGATAGTCGTGCCCGGGGAGCTTGTAGCAGAAGGGTCCTACGAGGTCAGCGGTCCGCACATGGTTAGCGGCAAGAAGTACTACGCCAAGGTTCTGAGCGTCGCTATAGTCGAGAAGCCGAGAAAGATTCGCTTGATCCCCCTGAAGCGGAGCTACATCCCCTCCGAAGGGGACCTCGTAGTGGGAAAAGTTATTGACGTTGGACCCACCTTCTGGCTCGTTGACATCAACTCACCCTACACAGCCATCCTTCAGGCTTCAGAGGTCTTCCCACGGCCTTCGCCATCTGCTAGGGATCTGACGGAGATCTTCCAAGTAGGAGATGTAGTAATCGCTAAAGTATTGTCGTTCGACTTCCTCCACGATCCTCTTCTGACCGTGAAGGAGTCGAAACTGGGTAAGATGGAGAAGGGTCTGCTGGTGGAAGTTCCGCCGACTCGTGTTTCTAGAGTCATCGGTAAGAAGGGTCAAGTTGCCGACTACCTTAAGGAAACCTTTGGTGTTGAACTAATCATTGGGAGGAACGGGCGCGTAGTAATTATAGGTAGAGAAACTGATCGTGAGGCTGCGGCTGCTTATGTAATCAAGCGGTTGTGTGCAGAGCCGTACATCGAGGATCCTCTTGAGGCTGCAAAGAAACTCGTATCTTCCGCACTGGTAGGTAGGGGGTGA
- the rrp41 gene encoding exosome complex exonuclease Rrp41 translates to MAEKGKVKLLTDDGRRLDGRALNELRAFRIEAGVLKNADGSAYIEWGRNKIIVAVYGPREVHPRHEALPDRMLLRCRYSMLPFSVVEERKSPSPTRREIEISKVIREALEPAIFLEEYPRTSVDVFIEVIEADGSTRVASITAAAVALADAGIPMRDLVAGVSIGKIEGKLAIDLNGLEDQHGEGDMPIAMMPRLREVTLLQADGRFTPEEIVQALEMAREAVMKLYEEQRRALKERYSKVSLEYE, encoded by the coding sequence ATGGCGGAAAAGGGTAAAGTTAAGCTATTGACGGATGATGGGAGAAGGCTCGATGGGCGTGCGCTAAACGAGCTCCGAGCTTTCCGCATTGAAGCGGGAGTACTCAAAAACGCGGATGGGTCCGCCTACATAGAGTGGGGAAGGAATAAGATTATAGTGGCAGTTTATGGGCCCAGGGAGGTTCATCCACGCCACGAAGCTCTACCGGATAGAATGCTACTTAGATGCCGTTACTCGATGCTACCCTTCTCCGTAGTCGAGGAGAGGAAGAGCCCCTCACCCACCCGAAGGGAGATAGAAATATCGAAGGTGATCAGGGAGGCCCTGGAGCCCGCTATCTTCCTCGAGGAATACCCCAGGACGTCGGTCGATGTTTTCATCGAGGTTATCGAGGCAGATGGTAGTACAAGAGTTGCATCAATCACGGCTGCGGCCGTAGCTCTCGCCGACGCCGGCATACCAATGAGAGACCTGGTAGCAGGAGTCTCGATTGGAAAGATCGAAGGCAAGCTGGCAATCGACCTTAACGGTCTTGAGGATCAGCATGGTGAGGGCGACATGCCAATCGCTATGATGCCTAGGCTCAGGGAGGTGACGCTGCTACAGGCCGATGGAAGATTCACCCCAGAAGAGATCGTTCAGGCTCTCGAAATGGCGAGGGAGGCTGTAATGAAGCTTTACGAGGAGCAGCGGAGAGCTCTAAAAGAAAGGTATTCAAAAGTTAGTCTAGAGTACGAGTAG
- the rrp42 gene encoding exosome complex protein Rrp42, with the protein MSERVYTVIPAPRREAIRSMIKRGERVDGRKPEEFREISIEVGVAGNAEGSARVSLGHTKVIAGVKASLGQPFPDSPGAGVQVVHAELIPLASPIFEPGPPDENDIELARVIDRGLRSAPALKLEELVLIPGKQVWRIFVDIYPIDHDGNIIDASGLAAMAALLNAKIPKYTVTAEGTLLKTEEKTRLPIADIPVFVTLAKIGDAIVIDPSYEEELVMDARITFALTKDGHVCAIQKGGRGGFTVEELTRALEMAREAAPKVRAKLESLQA; encoded by the coding sequence GTGAGCGAAAGAGTGTATACCGTGATCCCTGCGCCGCGGCGCGAAGCTATACGCTCGATGATAAAGCGGGGTGAGAGAGTCGATGGTCGAAAGCCTGAGGAGTTTAGGGAAATCTCAATAGAGGTTGGAGTCGCAGGAAACGCGGAGGGGTCGGCAAGAGTGTCCCTAGGGCACACCAAGGTGATCGCTGGTGTGAAAGCCTCGCTGGGTCAGCCTTTCCCCGATAGTCCCGGTGCGGGTGTTCAGGTAGTTCATGCGGAGCTTATCCCGCTAGCATCTCCAATATTTGAACCTGGGCCACCGGACGAGAATGATATCGAGCTGGCAAGAGTGATCGACAGGGGCCTTCGCAGCGCGCCAGCTTTGAAACTGGAGGAGCTGGTGTTGATCCCGGGTAAGCAGGTTTGGCGTATATTCGTAGACATATACCCTATTGATCATGACGGCAACATTATTGATGCATCAGGGCTCGCTGCAATGGCAGCGTTGCTAAACGCCAAGATACCTAAGTACACGGTGACTGCGGAAGGCACGCTCCTTAAAACCGAGGAAAAAACGCGGTTACCAATAGCAGACATACCTGTCTTCGTGACACTAGCCAAGATCGGCGACGCGATAGTCATAGATCCCTCCTACGAAGAGGAGCTCGTCATGGACGCTAGGATCACGTTCGCTCTAACGAAGGACGGTCACGTGTGTGCCATACAAAAGGGTGGAAGAGGAGGCTTCACGGTCGAGGAGTTGACAAGGGCGCTTGAAATGGCACGGGAGGCCGCTCCTAAAGTGCGAGCTAAACTGGAAAGCCTACAGGCTTAA
- a CDS encoding GNAT family N-acetyltransferase, translating to MLVKSFFYAVKIFVLNEEIVDDIRSAIKYARRANHRVMLVLFGENDGNLVAAAAEAINIFLRFSEIRAEGILYMYHAFYEDGVSRKELFEKLVKDRETVTYIPYHESEKVLGRTFDAAVVDLINNLEPNDIGRVSGVVAGGGLYVLMMPSPQRLNKMVTRFQSMLLTPQYGAEHLRRLFEERFIRKLFQFDGIAIYDVDNRKVLKYTNCPKAVAKVRKIKVEVPQNRKFPDEVYNLAVTQDQVEVLRLLERFYEKVGEGEKLVAVITADRGRGKSAAVGLALAALAHKLRRAKGRCRIIVTAPNELNAQVLFRFAKLGLTNLGHKVEAIEEKGYVTGLKSRGIEIKYFSPLEAVTKRADILAVDEAASLQVPMLFALLRRHSKVIYSSTIHGYEGAGRGFSVRFLRRLKQLRNVEILQYEMSEPIRYSAGDPVERWAFDTLLLDAEPAPITEEDHKLVEEKRVTYWAPDPESFFLVDEKSLREYFGIYIMAHYRNNPNDLGMIMDAPHHRARALKLENGKIVVSIELAEEGPLDEELAKQCARGAWIMGNIIPDRLIKYYKLIDFGRFKGFRIVRIATHPDLWGKGLGSLALKEIENEAVKEGYDWVGAGFGVTLELLNFWLKNGYVPLHLSPERNPVSGEYSALVVKPLNEKVATYVSTMAMEFKRRLLLSLAEPYHDLGPRIVRALLRSTPSVDVTWNLTPHQIGRLISYAQGDMTLENCMDCMVELARVYFMKGFNFLSEEQELLLITKVLQAKSWRVTCAELGMTPPRAIELLRGAARAMCTEMLGLRTEEDSQKYLFLKLNE from the coding sequence GTGCTGGTTAAGAGCTTCTTTTACGCCGTGAAGATCTTCGTGCTAAACGAGGAGATAGTTGATGACATTCGCTCAGCCATCAAGTACGCCAGGCGAGCCAACCACAGAGTAATGCTCGTACTCTTCGGTGAAAATGATGGGAATCTAGTAGCCGCAGCAGCCGAGGCGATTAACATTTTCTTAAGGTTTAGCGAGATTAGAGCGGAAGGAATACTTTACATGTACCACGCGTTCTATGAGGATGGAGTATCGAGGAAGGAACTGTTTGAAAAACTAGTGAAAGATCGCGAAACCGTTACCTATATACCGTACCATGAGAGCGAGAAAGTACTAGGTAGAACATTCGACGCGGCGGTGGTAGATCTAATCAATAATCTTGAGCCGAACGACATTGGCCGAGTCTCAGGCGTTGTCGCGGGCGGCGGATTATACGTGCTCATGATGCCTAGCCCGCAGCGGCTGAACAAGATGGTAACAAGGTTTCAGAGCATGCTTCTAACTCCACAATACGGCGCTGAGCACCTTAGGAGATTGTTTGAGGAACGTTTTATTCGTAAACTTTTCCAGTTCGACGGTATAGCTATATACGATGTTGATAACAGAAAGGTGCTGAAGTACACAAACTGTCCCAAGGCTGTGGCAAAGGTTAGAAAGATAAAAGTAGAAGTTCCTCAGAATAGGAAGTTTCCCGACGAGGTATACAACCTAGCGGTTACGCAAGACCAGGTTGAGGTTCTTAGATTGCTTGAGAGATTCTACGAGAAGGTTGGAGAAGGGGAAAAGCTAGTTGCCGTCATTACAGCCGACAGAGGGAGGGGTAAATCTGCGGCCGTTGGCTTGGCTCTGGCGGCTCTAGCTCATAAGCTGAGGAGAGCGAAGGGCCGGTGCAGAATCATAGTAACTGCGCCGAATGAGCTTAACGCGCAGGTGCTGTTCCGTTTCGCTAAGCTCGGGCTTACGAACCTTGGGCATAAGGTAGAAGCAATCGAAGAGAAAGGATACGTAACCGGACTGAAGTCAAGGGGAATTGAGATAAAGTACTTCAGCCCCCTTGAAGCCGTCACGAAGAGAGCCGACATCCTGGCAGTAGACGAGGCCGCATCGCTACAAGTTCCCATGCTCTTCGCGCTCCTAAGAAGGCACTCGAAGGTGATCTACTCTTCAACAATCCACGGTTATGAAGGTGCAGGGAGGGGGTTCTCCGTCCGCTTCCTGCGGAGACTAAAGCAGTTGAGGAATGTTGAGATCCTTCAGTACGAAATGAGCGAACCCATAAGGTATTCTGCCGGCGATCCTGTGGAAAGATGGGCATTCGACACTCTCTTGCTAGACGCTGAACCGGCGCCGATAACCGAGGAGGACCATAAGCTAGTTGAGGAGAAGAGAGTAACATACTGGGCACCCGATCCTGAAAGTTTCTTCCTAGTGGACGAAAAGTCGTTACGGGAGTACTTCGGGATCTACATAATGGCTCACTACAGGAACAACCCCAACGATTTGGGAATGATAATGGATGCCCCCCACCATCGAGCTCGGGCTCTTAAGCTAGAGAACGGCAAGATAGTCGTTTCTATCGAACTGGCAGAAGAGGGCCCCCTTGACGAGGAATTGGCTAAACAGTGCGCTAGGGGGGCGTGGATAATGGGTAACATCATACCGGATCGATTGATAAAGTACTACAAGCTAATAGATTTTGGCAGGTTTAAAGGCTTTCGAATAGTCAGGATAGCGACGCATCCGGATCTCTGGGGAAAGGGGTTAGGTTCCTTAGCTCTGAAGGAGATCGAAAATGAGGCTGTGAAGGAAGGGTACGACTGGGTGGGTGCAGGCTTCGGAGTTACTCTGGAGCTCCTGAACTTCTGGCTTAAGAACGGCTACGTGCCGCTGCACCTATCGCCCGAAAGAAATCCAGTGAGCGGTGAGTATTCCGCGCTCGTCGTTAAGCCGCTGAACGAGAAGGTTGCTACATACGTAAGTACGATGGCCATGGAATTTAAACGAAGGCTGCTGCTATCGCTTGCGGAACCCTACCACGATTTGGGGCCTCGGATCGTTCGAGCGCTGTTGCGCTCAACGCCAAGCGTCGACGTCACGTGGAACTTAACGCCGCACCAGATCGGTAGGTTAATCTCGTACGCGCAAGGAGATATGACGCTGGAAAACTGTATGGACTGCATGGTCGAGCTAGCTAGAGTGTACTTCATGAAAGGGTTCAATTTCCTTAGCGAGGAGCAAGAACTGCTGCTGATCACGAAGGTTCTTCAAGCTAAGAGCTGGCGCGTCACGTGTGCGGAGCTAGGAATGACGCCACCAAGAGCTATCGAACTCCTCAGAGGAGCCGCAAGAGCGATGTGCACGGAGATGCTTGGACTCAGGACTGAAGAGGATAGTCAAAAGTACCTTTTCTTAAAGTTAAATGAATGA
- the truD gene encoding tRNA pseudouridine(13) synthase TruD — protein MPAPTRSQLDRDLGILFYVTEGEGIGGVLRERLEDFKVFEIALGNILCRPGCSNQLSGSGDYVWFLLEKRGVDTLTALRALARAIGVSHKRFSAAGLKDSRAITFQLVCGEGIDPGSIPKRVGEKVLIHDVFRMPFKLAPGMLVGNLFEITVRRLSVPPSEAEERISSLVNEICEAGGAPNYYGYQRFGTIRPITHVIGRMIIHGRFEEAVRELLTRVFPYESQRAREARQYLASTWDIEGALKIFPKRLHHERMILQYLCKHPGDYTGAIRTLPVAVRQLFIEAYQAYLFNKVLSRRIEAGLPLAEPVPGDLVMLGDNEGAILRARTTNLDKLRELVAMGKASVVGNVFGYSSVLAEGEPGLIENEVLREEGLSLDSFKIKAMPEASSKGTYRPFVMNASQLEWKVISNDAPEANFRFVLRRGSYATVLMREFVKPTDPAKQGF, from the coding sequence ATGCCCGCACCAACGCGTTCGCAACTGGACAGAGATCTCGGAATTCTGTTCTACGTAACGGAGGGAGAGGGTATCGGGGGTGTTCTACGTGAAAGGTTGGAGGATTTCAAAGTTTTCGAGATCGCTCTTGGAAACATTCTCTGCAGACCGGGTTGCTCCAATCAGCTCAGCGGTTCAGGGGACTATGTGTGGTTCCTACTCGAGAAGCGAGGCGTTGATACGTTGACAGCATTGCGCGCTCTGGCACGCGCAATCGGCGTCAGCCACAAAAGGTTTAGTGCTGCCGGCCTAAAGGACTCGCGCGCTATCACATTCCAGCTCGTTTGCGGCGAAGGCATCGACCCAGGCTCAATACCGAAGAGGGTTGGTGAGAAGGTTCTGATTCACGACGTTTTCCGTATGCCTTTCAAGCTTGCTCCAGGCATGCTCGTGGGTAACCTCTTTGAAATAACGGTGAGGCGATTGAGCGTTCCCCCCAGTGAGGCGGAGGAAAGGATAAGCTCGCTGGTAAATGAAATTTGTGAAGCTGGTGGGGCACCGAACTATTACGGTTACCAACGCTTCGGAACAATTAGGCCTATCACCCATGTGATAGGGAGGATGATCATACACGGTCGCTTTGAAGAGGCTGTAAGAGAGCTCCTAACGCGGGTCTTTCCATACGAGTCGCAGAGAGCGAGAGAAGCCAGGCAGTACCTGGCGTCAACCTGGGATATTGAAGGTGCCCTCAAGATTTTCCCAAAAAGGCTGCACCATGAACGGATGATTCTACAATACCTTTGCAAGCACCCCGGTGATTACACAGGAGCAATACGCACCCTTCCAGTGGCAGTCAGGCAGCTGTTCATCGAGGCTTACCAGGCATACCTGTTCAACAAGGTGCTGAGCAGGCGCATCGAAGCAGGGCTACCGCTAGCAGAACCGGTTCCAGGCGATCTTGTCATGCTTGGAGACAACGAAGGTGCCATCCTCCGAGCTCGAACAACCAACTTAGACAAGCTTCGCGAACTGGTTGCGATGGGAAAAGCGAGCGTGGTAGGTAATGTCTTCGGCTACTCCAGCGTTCTAGCCGAGGGCGAGCCAGGCCTCATAGAAAACGAGGTGCTTAGAGAAGAGGGGTTATCGCTCGACTCCTTTAAGATCAAGGCGATGCCGGAGGCATCATCGAAAGGTACCTATAGACCCTTCGTGATGAACGCTTCCCAGCTAGAGTGGAAGGTCATCAGCAATGACGCGCCTGAGGCGAACTTCCGATTCGTGCTACGTCGGGGATCTTACGCAACCGTGCTCATGAGAGAGTTTGTAAAACCAACTGATCCAGCTAAACAAGGTTTCTAA